The window TCGTCAACGTCATCGACGCCTCCGGCGGCACCAACGAGAAGGGTGAACCCGTCGACATCGGCAGCCACGACCCACTCGAGGATATCGACTTCGTCGAGGCGGAGATGGACATGTGGCTCGCCGGTATCGTCGACGGCAATTGGGAGAGCGTCGAACGGAAGTCGCGCTCGCCAGACTTCGACCTCGACGAGGTGCTCGGGGAGATGATGTCCGGATTCGGCGCGTCGCCGACCGACATCGCGACCATTCTTCGCGACCTCGACTATCCCGAGGACCCGATCCAGTGGACTGAAGATGATCGGGAAGCGCTCGCGACCGAGATTCGCCAGCGGACGAAACCGATCGTCGTCGCGGCGAACAAGATCGACGTCGCGCCCGAAGAGAACGTCGAACGGCTACTCGAGCTGGACAAACCCGTGATCCCGACGACAGCCGAAGGCGAGCGCGCGCTCCGGAATGCAGCCGAGGGTGGCCTGATCGACTACGATCCCGGCGACGAGACGCTCGAGATCACCGGCGACGTGAGCGACGCCCAGCGCGATGCGCTCGAGGGACTCGCGGAGACGATGGCGAACTGGAACGGGACGGGCGTGCAAGAGGCACTGAACTACGCGGTGTACGACCTGCTCGATCACCTCACAGCCTACCCCGTCCAGGACGCCTCGAAGTGGTCTGACGGCAGCGGGAACGTCCTGCCCGACGCCTTCTTGCTGCCGGATGGTTCGACGCCCGTCGACCTGGCCTACACCGTCCACTCCGACATCGGCGACGGTTACCTCCACGCGGTCGACGCCCGTTCCTCGCGGGAGGTCAGTGACAGCTACGAACTCGAGGAGGGGGACGTGATCAAGATCGTGAGCACTAACTGAAAAACCGTAACGTGTTACTCGTTTTCGAGCGCGTCGTAGATATCTCGATTCCCGGTTCGGTCTGCCGCTGTCACTCGCTGGACGAGTTCACGTCGAATGTCGTCCATCACTTCATCAAGGGGAGCAACCGGACTCTGAACCTTCCTCGGTCGCCATAGTTGTTGCAGTGTCCCGACTGTGATGAATCGGTCTGGTTAGACGAACCACCAGTCAGTTCGTCCAGCCCGTATCCGATACGGTCGTCGCCCCGTCCATCCGGCAGCACGTCACTCATTCGCACTTTCAGTAATTATAAATAGAATGTGTGTTAGTAACAAACACTGGCTGAGACTGGCATGAAAAAGCGGATCGACCTAACTCTGTGGCACGATGGGTGCTGGATGCTCGAGCTCACGCGCGACCGGCCCGACGTCGAACTCGTCGTGACCGACATCTG of the Natronosalvus vescus genome contains:
- a CDS encoding redox-regulated ATPase YchF, which translates into the protein MLSIALAGKPNAGKSTFYTAATMADVDVANYPFTTIDANRGVSYVRTECPCLERDERCTSDDCRDGKRYVPIELLDVAGLVPGAHEGKGLGNQFLDELTNADVIVNVIDASGGTNEKGEPVDIGSHDPLEDIDFVEAEMDMWLAGIVDGNWESVERKSRSPDFDLDEVLGEMMSGFGASPTDIATILRDLDYPEDPIQWTEDDREALATEIRQRTKPIVVAANKIDVAPEENVERLLELDKPVIPTTAEGERALRNAAEGGLIDYDPGDETLEITGDVSDAQRDALEGLAETMANWNGTGVQEALNYAVYDLLDHLTAYPVQDASKWSDGSGNVLPDAFLLPDGSTPVDLAYTVHSDIGDGYLHAVDARSSREVSDSYELEEGDVIKIVSTN